In the genome of Gammaproteobacteria bacterium, the window TTCTTGCCCGGCATCACCGGCTGGCCGGCGGGATCGTAGGGCTCGTTGCGGTAGTCGGGGACGGCCTTGCCCGTAATCGCCACCGTGATGGATGCGAGCGGGTCCATTTGCGACACGTACCAGTCGCTGCCGCCGGTAACAATCAGCCCGTAATCATGCGCGTCCGCCATGGGCATCAGCCGCGCGAACTGCTCCTCGGTCAGATAAGGCCTGACCAGGCTTTCCATGGTGTCGTCGTGCTGACGCCACAGCATGGTAAAGTTGACGGTGGCGCCCGCCGCCTTGATGCGGGGATAATCGGCGGGGTCGATCAGGTAGCAGTGTATCAGGAAGGGCCGGTCGTTGGGCTTGGCGTTGATTTCCCTCGACGTTTCCAGCGCCGTCAGCACCTTGTCGACGGCGGCGTCGCCGATGGTGTGGGCGTGGACCTGGAAGCCATGTTTTTCGAACAGGGGTATCCACTTGTTCAACTGCTCATCGGTGAAGGCCGGCAGACCCTTGTTGCCGTCCGTATTGAGGTAGGGCTGTTTCACCGCCGCGGTCAAGTTTTCCATCACGCCGTCCACGACCAGCTTCACCTGCATGGCGCGGAGCATCTCGTCGCCGTCGATCCGGCGCGCCAGCAGCGCATCCCAGTCTTCGTCCCACGTTTCCGTCACCACCAGGCTAAGATTGACGCGCGCCGTTAGCAGGCCCTGCTCCCGAAGATATTTCCATGCCTTGTCAAGTTCCGGCGTCTCCCAGGCTTCGCTGATGCTGGTGATGCCGTATTCGCTTGCCTTGCGCATGGCAACCTGAAAAGTTTTCACGGTATCCTCAAAGCTGACCTCGGGAAGGTAGGGTTCGTGCAGATACGCGGCGGTCTCGATCAACAGCCCGGAAGGCTCGCCGTTGGCACGCCGGTGAATGATCCCGCCCACGGGGTCTTTCGTCGAGGCATCGATGCCGACGATTTCCAGCGCCTTGCTGTTAAGCACGGCATGGTGCCAGTCCTTGTCCATCAAGTAAGCCGGGCGATTGGGCGCAATAATATCCAGGTCCTCTTTGTAGAGCTGCTCGT includes:
- a CDS encoding amidohydrolase; amino-acid sequence: MKHLLSFIVSVVLVTAACVREDDQGKATTVFRKGAVYTVDKNRPWAEAVAVRGNAIVYVGSDHGVQSYIGAETKVVDLAGKMLMPGFHDVHMHPITGSVFVYECNLHGLYTKEELMARLKQCAAQDRDSPWLRGAGWSLQSDPDEQLYKEDLDIIAPNRPAYLMDKDWHHAVLNSKALEIVGIDASTKDPVGGIIHRRANGEPSGLLIETAAYLHEPYLPEVSFEDTVKTFQVAMRKASEYGITSISEAWETPELDKAWKYLREQGLLTARVNLSLVVTETWDEDWDALLARRIDGDEMLRAMQVKLVVDGVMENLTAAVKQPYLNTDGNKGLPAFTDEQLNKWIPLFEKHGFQVHAHTIGDAAVDKVLTALETSREINAKPNDRPFLIHCYLIDPADYPRIKAAGATVNFTMLWRQHDDTMESLVRPYLTEEQFARLMPMADAHDYGLIVTGGSDWYVSQMDPLASITVAITGKAVPDYRNEPYDPAGQPVMPGK